The DNA segment ctgcttatataccgccgcgacggcgcgagttggagccccgtttctcctctgtcgtgacgtcacggtgtcacgtggtcaaccttgaaggcgacgccgcgagcgacggcgcgagttggagccccgtttctcctctgtcgtgacgtcacggtgtcacgtggtattgaaggcgacaccaccgcgcctgaggagctgggttgagctctagtaatatgcttcgcataatataaAAATTATCCtttgcttatatttaggtgcacgttaaagggcaCCAgtgagtcaaaattaatccggagtccgccaacacggcgtgcctcataatatgattgtggttttggcacgtacatcCCCGTAATTTAAATAAAGTTTAGCACTTCTGCAACGATGCGTTGCGCTGTGGGAGGCAATGACAGTGACAACCTTCTCGCaggttatgaacaatgacgcacagcgcctcaagcaagcacatctcgctgtgtgttctgtgtactatgtcGACAAATGAAAATGGCGCGCGCAAACAATGTTTAACATCAACATCACCACTCTAGCATTGCGCTAAACACTGATGAAATTCAACATTCACCGTAAACACCACCTCCAATTATcgtcattcaacgcaaacagcacagaagggttcgcttatatcgattcccacagtgcgtggaatacGCACATATTTTTTACAAACGGTGTAGAAGGTAACATTATGAGTAGGTGCAACCCAGCATCATACAAGAACTTCAGGAAGATTCCGTAGTGAATGCAGACCTCAGTGATCGATCGCAGTCCTGCTGTGCGTGCTACGCTCTGCACGCAATGCGcattatctctctctttctgtccccCTTTCTCTTACCCCCATGTAGGGTAACAAAGCGGACGCTCGTCTCGTTGCCCTCCCTGAATTTCTTCtacttgctttctctttctcttgagCCCAACTGTTGAAGTCGGCAGACCGGACACGGCGGAATCGATACATTCTCCGAACACTTAAGGGTGCCATATATGCCTTGCGCAATAACATGTCCACAGCAGGCGATCGACGCACATCCGGGTCTTGTGCATGGAtcgtacagctgcagcaagtggCGTCGACTTTGCTGGAGCCTTGCCACTTGATGGCGACAGCAGGAGTATCAAGCTCGACCGATGTTGCCGCCCGGAAGGAAACAATGCAAAGTTGCTTGCCATGCTGCCATTGTGCAGGTAACCCTTCTGGGCCATGAAGCCGGAGCGGCGTCCGTGGGCTACCACCTGCTGTCCAACCGGAGTACCGTGTACTTTCAGCGGGCGGTGATGATGGCCGGTTCACCGTACGCTCCTTACCCCGACAACAGCGGCAGTGCCGCCGAGCGCAACGTGCGCGCGCTGGCCAGGGAGCTGCGTTGTCCGGATTCATCGGCCGGAAGGGCCGCCGTCGACTGCCTCAGGTCGCGCTCCGTCAGGGCCACGCTTGAAGCAGCTGACGGCGCCGGCATCGAGTTCGGGCCCAGTTTCCTCTCCCCTCAAACAGGCACGCATATTTTGACGATTGCACTCTCAGTTGCGTCTCCGATTATATGCAGCGGATAATCCGACTGCGAATCCAGCGTCCACCCGGACAACCATTTATGTTCCATAGATGTCCACAGAACATGGTGTTTTAGgcattgtatacatacataccATGGATGGCCCAAGTCCCATCCAAATCACGTTGCTGTAACGTCGTAAGGATATCGCCGCTGAAGATATGTGCCTTCTAATAGATGCTCACTTTAGGCATGCAGATGTCTACTGAACATCTAGCGGATATTTTGTAGTTCACGTTAGCGAGCTGTAAATATGTACTTGCGGGTACCACAGTAGATGTGCTATTAAGGACAATTTCAACATTATGTTCGCAGCAGATGCCGTGTGGCCGAACATCCACAAAGCAACGTCAGATACATTGCGTGCACTCGTTGCTGCACACGCGCGCAACTAGAAAGCGCAGCGTATACTCATTCTCCTGAACCTCCCGCCTGGCACACTGAGCATATTAAATTAACAAAAGCtttaaaagtaaattgcatcAGAATATAGGCAGAGTATAGACGTACATGAAAtgcaaacatgatagtttcgAACTATAATTTGAACAAATGAGAAAACATAGTTATGTCGTAGGGAAGCTGAAAGAAGGGCGGTGGGTGAGGGTGGGAGTAACTATTCATGTGTAACCCGAAAAAAAGTAATTTCGTAATGTCGTTACAAAAATCATACATCAGACGCCACGTTATCAGCAGCACAATGTCATAGCCACGGGCTACCACGTTTCGGGAAGAAAATATTCTGAAAATGTTCGACTGTCTAACCTGAGACTCTGGTTCCGCTTTTGCTTCTGCGAAATTCAAGTACCACATTCAATGTGAAGGGCATTCTATGCGCAGTAAAGCTCATAGAATTTAGAACCTAGCATTTTCAAAGATCTCGTCGCATAAAAATTGACCTACTTAACTTTAATTACATCCTCCAACAAATACGGCAACTTAAATAAATCTTCAAGAAAACTTAAATGTAGCCAACTGATATGACGTAGCAGGCACATCTCTATGACGTCAGTATGCAATGTCCATGAACAGTCATGAACGCCAGAGTAAAATGAACGTCACTAGCACATCGGGTACATGATATTTTCGAAATATGTGTTACTAGGACGTCATTTAGACGTTATCACGAGACATGGACGAGTGGAGCGTGCCTGGATGTCGATAGGATATGGGTGGTTCACTGGGTAGACTGTCTTTCGAAAGTTTAGAGACACTCCGTAAGCTCATCATATCAACATTCAGCTTGTCTGGTGCCCTGAACCTCTGTAGAGGAAGTATCTGCTGCACTTCTCAAAGTCTCAGATTTCAAGCCAACAATTGAGACCCCATATATACGGCGGCCATAAAAGTTCGGTCTCGCGCGCCGTGGCTACGAAAAAATTACACATTTTATAACCGCTGTCAAAAGCGCAGAGTCCGCCCATCGTGTGACTATATGTGACTCAATGTCGCGTTGTTGCTTGTCGCATGGCCTCGTTCCAACGTTCGATCAGCATTCAGGCGGCACGCATGCGACAACCAGAACTGCAGCGCGCCTAGCTGATGTGAGGGATGGAGACAATTTTCGGTTCTTGGGATTAGGGAGATCGCAACACAGCAGGCAcaacaaattatatttgatgTCCTCTCCTTAAAAATGTTATAGCTTGAAGAGCGTTTTCAGATTGGCTGTTGACGGTCCCAGTAAAATACTCTGTCCATGGGGCATCCGAATCATTTCCCAATGTCCATGCACCCTTTAGTATACAAATAGGACGTACTCTGGACGCACACTTTCGGATATCCTATAACGGATGTCCAAAGGATATCGCATGTGGATCTGTTTCAGATATCCTACCATGGATCTTCCAAGGTTATCCCACATGGGCTTTTTTGACATACACGTGAATATTTGCACTCCAATCAAagctttgtctttgagtttcctcataacagaattatgttttattACATGTTCGAATTGCAATGCGAAACTATCATGTCCGCAGCTGGTGTGTACGTCGTGCTTTACGAATTTCCTTATGCAATTTGCTTTGAAAAATgcaattagttcaataaggcacttgcgcttggcggaaggcctagaagaatgagtaTGCTGTACttccgcacacgcgcacgcgcgcgcaacGTGTGCACGTAACCATCTATCTGTCCCGATGCGTGGGCGCTCTGCCCGTTCCATCTATCAcacagcgtgtgctgcgaccGTAATCGACATTTTGGCAAACGATGTGCAAATGGCCCTGGCAAATCTCCGTAAAATGTACGCAGCATGTCCCCGTAATGTCCCTCGCGGACATGCAAGGGATGTCTGCAGGACAGGGAAAGTGCCACCAAACGGTGGTGTGAAGGATGTCCGCATGACGTATCTGACGCATCCCTATAGATTAGATATCCATGTCCTGACAGTGGATGTCTATAGGATATCCATAGGACATCATATATATTTGTCACTGGGGTGCAATTAGCAACAGCCAGTATATGAAAACAATTTAGGCCTAGCGCTCGGCTGGGTCGCTGACACATATTTTACACCTTTACATCGAATGAGCGTCACAAGAAAAAGTTTACGCCAGTCTTGTACTCAATAGCAAAaacgagcacaaaaaaaaaacgttgaaacTTCGTCCTAAATACAGCTTTGTAAAGGAAAATTCAGTACTGTTCCTAGACTAGAGGGACGCTGCTTCTGCAGTCCTTTCCTCACTCCACCGTGGTCCATGGTGGTATTCACTCGCTCCTCGTCATCTCCATTCCGCTGCAGTCACGCACGAGCACCAACTGGTAGAAAATGCCGTGGTGCCAGAGAAGCCCCCCAACATGCGCGCGCGCTTCAGACCCCTGGATTTTATTGCGGGCTACACCAGCAACGAGGGCGCTCCCTATGTGGTCGAGATGTTACGACGTTCGCGACTGCACTTCAGCGACGAGACCAGCGGGCGAGATGTGCTAGGCCCACTCGTTGACTGGCTCCGGAGGCACGGAGTGCCGGAACCGCACGAGGTGCTCCACTTCTACGGTCTGCACGCGCAGAAGTTCGCGGCCGCTAGGGGCGTCAGCGTGCTCGCGTCCCTGGACGAGCTGCTGGGCGACATGCACGTCTACTGCCCGGTTAACTTTATGgtcgaagaggcagcggcgcttGGCAGCCGCGTGTTCACGTACGAGTTCACGCACCTTCCTTACTACCGCTGGTGGACCCGCTGGAAGGGAGTTCCCCAGCTGTTGGACCTGGTCTACGCGTCCGGCCTGGTGCGCGCCATCCAGGACGAGTACGGGCTCGACCACAGGGAGCTGCGCTTCTCGCAGTACATGGCCAACATGTTCGCGGGATTCGTCTGGAACGGGTCAGTGTGCCTTAAGAGGGGAAACGGCATAGGGTTTCCACATTACACTGCAGTTGCACAAAACGGCCGGGGCGCGAGGGTGCACTCAAACCAACATGTTTCTGTAGGATGCGTTTTCTAATGACGACGAAGCATAGCCAAAGAAAATGTTCCAGCGCACGTGAACATGTTTATGTGTGCGTCGGTATGTGTAAGTGCCGGGGAGGGGGAATGGTCTAAGAACAACTTTAATCTATTAACTATACACGGGAAAATTTCTTCCGAGGCCAGTTTCGAGAGTCATCAGAAACAGTTCAGCTAGAGAGAAATAGGCGCACTTGCAGCAgtgttaatcatcatcatcatcagcctggttacgcccactgcagggcaaaggcctctcccatacttctccaacaaccccggtcatgtacttattgtggccatgccatgcctgcaaacgtctcaatctcatccgcccacctaactttctgccgccccctgctacgcttcccttcccttggaatccagtccgtaacccttaatgaccatcggttatcttccctcctcattaaatgttctgcccatggccatttctttttcttgatttaaactatgatgtcatttactcgcgtttgttccctcacccaatctgctcttttcttatcccttaacgttacacccatcattcttctttccatagcccgttgcgtcatcctcaattttagtagaacccttttcgtaagcctccaggtttctgccccgtacgtgagcactggtaagacacagctgttatacacttttctcttgagggataatggcaacttgctgttgatgatctgagaatgcctgccaaacgcaccccagcccatttttattcttctgattatttcagtctcatgatccggatccgctgaaaaaaagaaatgtcagaTTACAGTGTTACAAACACTTAAATGTTTCACAGTTATGGAGATTTTACTGAATAAGAAGCACTTGACCTGAAAAGGCGGTGCATTGGTAGTTCATAAAGCCCACCACTCGGTGTCATCACAGCATGCTCCGACCCTGTTCGAGTGTCGCCTCCAACCAGGTCATCCAGCACACAGAACGATTTGAGGTTGTCTGCTTctaatgcacaaaaaaaaaagaatgtgcaggAATGGCCTGCTCTGGCCTCGACCTTTTGTTATTgagatatcaattatatggacactccaggcgcatttccaccGTTgtcgtcggcatcgccgtgattttccgtataaagcccaagcgCGATAACACCATGACTACGCGCCGTATGccgtaggtgcgagtgaaagcgcgcgacggTGAGCCGAGAATGGTGGCTTGATCTTAGGTGGTGAGGAAACGTGGTGTCTATCGCGCGCAAAGGGGCGGGGGTGGGAGGGGTCTGCGTATGGCGTGCCTGAGCGCGGCCGCACGGAtcttgtcttgaaagcgatcttcgaTGAGTACAGCGTCTAGGTGCCTCGAAGGCCCAAAGCTTCGCGTGCGCCGTATTATCAACACTTAGTTCGCATTGacgcgagaagcagcacgaaagtggattcgctcgctgctgctgcctctcttccttacgccagtgttttgacataGCAAGTGTCCACACTCATCGAGTGAGAAATGTTTATGTTCCC comes from the Dermacentor variabilis isolate Ectoservices chromosome 2, ASM5094787v1, whole genome shotgun sequence genome and includes:
- the LOC142570531 gene encoding acetylcholinesterase-like, translating into MLVDGKELEWAPFPRRHIAQTNSEDDCLYLNVWQPLLEEEEDGGNAGCGICGRPPLLPAVVVLHGGRFQYGGGGGPYTFYDGKYLAAAWRAVVVVPAYRVGAFGFLNAALQPDEAPGNVGIRDQMVALQWVRDNIHRFGASPFQVTLLGHEAGAASVGYHLLSNRSTVYFQRAVMMAGSPYAPYPDNSGSAAERNVRALARELRCPDSSAGRAAVDCLRSRSVRATLEAADGAGIEFGPSFLSPQTVTHEHQLVENAVVPEKPPNMRARFRPLDFIAGYTSNEGAPYVVEMLRRSRLHFSDETSGRDVLGPLVDWLRRHGVPEPHEVLHFYGLHAQKFAAARGVSVLASLDELLGDMHVYCPVNFMVEEAAALGSRVFTYEFTHLPYYRWWTRWKGVPQLLDLVYASGLVRAIQDEYGLDHRELRFSQYMANMFAGFVWNGEPPPTTNWTRWETFHRGPLVFAGSENSSYTNAASMPHETNCAFWRTFLHPKVTSAATTMRI